Proteins encoded by one window of Octopus bimaculoides isolate UCB-OBI-ISO-001 chromosome 4, ASM119413v2, whole genome shotgun sequence:
- the LOC106875187 gene encoding nibrin isoform X1 encodes MSWSLENQHDGTDEHKITDSGEFTIGRRDCDLNIADDKTVSRKHAIITIDPAKIPYTKSSLTIQDVSSYGTYINRKKCNQNTAIELKEGDKLMFGSPKSTFWVRFNPLVVTSSCLKNSAKLELDQVMKYFDGKVANEWSDKCNFLVMDYISVTVKVVCALAAQCQIVTIDYFKSLKTASELSQPYKGPEEFLPKLSPNFVIKNGTFQPNPLRKTLFSGITFYFLKSSQLRKMKMAIELAGGHSCLCASKPVDDSTLVKDTSIVMQAEPSEDEWVSHVLSLLLSHSKRMITDAEIGQAILCCNTEKYCNPNAALAKTFSQLPSQTVKFHSQQTISTHTQDSLMFLNQSNIPKESVKMPNPSTNIKATESSFPSSDAPESKIVSNKRSRSPDKPENPFSAKVDDKEPSNKKTRLFAESVPDNTNPGSSIKREPSVQILAPDSLSQAPLIKPQPILVIEDSDPEDVSSENEDQNSKNVPETTSDKLKQSNLSNTLIDSESTEAAPGTEILTPVSIKKEVVDSTYEHKKHSKPSTLDLFSEDSQLKDKQGKITENSTKFTDVYIKPGYLNTKFTTVNTTVKIKQEIKKEEDLPKSCAAISFTNLVHRQPKPPPPREKTNSKDAPQGFAYYKGALVRNFKNFRKNSNSGACSLPKVIGGSDLAVHNPTISKDLDEWFKEASVKESQENEEIRKIEKLFNWGPNKKGSRKR; translated from the exons ATGTCGTGGAGTTTAGAGAATCAGCACGATGGAACtg aTGAGCACAAGATTACAGATTCTGGGGAATTTACAATTGGACGGAGAGACTGTGACCTGAATATTGCCGATGACAAGACAGTCAGCAGGAaacatgctattattacaatagatCCAGCT aAGATTCCCTATACAAAGTCTTCTCTGACTATTCAAGATGTCTCATCCTATGGAACATATATCAATAGGAAGAAATGCAATCAAAATACAGCAATAGAATTGAAAGAAGGGGACAAACTTATGTTTGGTTCCCCAAAGTCAACATTTTG GGTTCGGTTTAATCCTTTAGTTGTCACGTCGTCTTGTTTGAAGAATTCTGCCAAGTTAGAATTGGACCaagttatgaaatattttgatggCAAAGTGGCTAATGAATGGAGTGATAAATGCAACTTTTTGGTTATGGATTATATTTCAGTTACTGTGAAG GTTGTGTGTGCACTTGCTGCCCAATGTCAGATTGTTACCATTGACTATTTTAAAAGTCTAAAAACAGCTAGTGAACTGTCTCAACCGTATAAGGGTCCTGAaga GTTTCTTCCCAAATTGTCTCCTAACTTTGTAATCAAGAATGGAACATTTCAACCGAATCCTTTACGGAAAACCCTTTTCAGTGGAATTACTTTCTACTTTTTAAAATCTTCTCAG TTGAGGAAGATGAAGATGGCCATTGAACTTGCTGGTGGTCATTCTTGTTTGTGTGCTTCTAAGCCTGTGGATGATTCAACTTTAGTAAAGGATACATCTATTGTAATGCAAGCTGAGCCCAGTGAAGATGAATGGGTTTCTCATGTTCTGTCTCTGTTACTAAG ccACAGCAAACGTATGATAACCGATGCTGAAATTGGCCAGGCAATTCTCTGTTGTAATACTGAGAAGTATTGCAATCCTAATGCAGCTTTAG CAAAGACATTCAGCCAACTTCCAAGTCAGACAGTGAAGTTTCATTCTCAGCAAACTATTAGTACACATACCCAAGATTCTTTAAT gTTTCTTAACCAATCAAATATACCCAAAGAA TCTGTAAAAATGCCAAATCCTTCTACAAATATCAAAGCAACAGAATCGTCATTTCCCAGCAGTGATGCGCCTGAAAGTAAAATTGTCTCTAATAAACG gAGCCGAAGTCCAGATAAACCAGAAAATCCTTTTTCTGCTAAAGTGGATGATAAAGAACCATCAAACAAAAAGACACGGTTATTTGCAGAATCTGTTCCAGATAACACAAATCCTGGTAGTTCTATCAAAAGAGAACCGTCTGTACAAATACTTGCACCAGACAGTTTGTCTCAGGCTCCACTCATTAAACCTCAACCTATTTTAGTGATTGAAGATTCTGATCCAGAAGATGTTTCGTCTGAAAATGAAGATCAGAATTCAAAGAATGTACCAGAAACCACTTCTGACAAATTGAAACAATCTAATTTAAGCAATACTCTTATAGATTCTGAAAGCACAGAAGCAGCACCAGGTACCGAAATACTGACGCCTGTTTCTATTAAAAAAGAAGTAGTTGATTCTACTTATGAACATAAAAAACACTCAAAACCTTCCACTTTAGACTTGTTTTCAGAAGATTCACAATTGAAAGACAAACAAGGAaag ataactgaaaattcaacaaaattcaCAGATGTTTACATCAAACCTGGTTACCTAAATACAAAATTCACTACAGTG aatacaacggtaaaaataaaacaagaaataaaaaaagaggaagatCTACCTAAGTCTTGTGCAGCTATTTCATTTACAAACCTTGTTCATAGACAACCAAAGCCTCCACCCCCTCGGGAAAAGACTAATTCAAAAGACGCACCACAAGGATTTGCCTATTATAAAGGAGCTTTAGTGCGTAACTTCAAGAATTTCCGGAAG